In Mangrovivirga cuniculi, the following proteins share a genomic window:
- a CDS encoding glycosyltransferase, with protein sequence MTKVFDYKKVSKYSIRGVKNYLKDKIPLTKADVVICDTHLHEKYFHDQFDVEYSKMGVVHVGFIPEDFNPENRASTNDNSFRVGFYGTFNPLQGVDKIVGAAKILREEKDIRFDIIGKGPLYNEINKLAKQENNLKNIHFHGLKPYDELGGMLNSFDICLGIFGDSIKTDIVIPNKIYHYAAVGKPIITKDTEGIREGFEHEKNIWLVENTSEAIAESIIKLKNDDSLRKSIADQARETAEQNYTDIGVAREFLNVLAKHDLILNKE encoded by the coding sequence ATGACTAAAGTTTTCGATTATAAGAAAGTTAGTAAATATTCGATTAGAGGTGTTAAGAACTATTTAAAAGATAAAATTCCATTAACAAAGGCTGATGTAGTTATTTGTGATACTCATTTACACGAAAAATACTTTCATGACCAATTTGATGTGGAATATTCTAAAATGGGAGTTGTTCACGTGGGATTTATACCAGAAGATTTTAATCCCGAAAATCGTGCTTCCACCAATGATAATTCATTCCGGGTTGGATTTTACGGGACTTTCAATCCACTTCAGGGTGTAGACAAGATAGTTGGAGCTGCTAAAATCCTCCGGGAAGAAAAAGATATTCGATTTGATATAATCGGTAAAGGTCCACTTTACAATGAAATTAATAAACTTGCCAAACAAGAGAATAATTTAAAAAACATCCATTTTCATGGGCTAAAGCCCTACGATGAGCTGGGAGGTATGTTGAATTCTTTCGATATATGTCTTGGGATCTTTGGTGATTCTATCAAAACTGATATTGTTATTCCAAATAAAATATATCACTACGCAGCTGTTGGTAAACCCATTATCACAAAAGATACAGAAGGAATCAGAGAAGGATTTGAGCATGAGAAAAATATCTGGTTAGTTGAAAATACTTCAGAAGCTATTGCTGAATCAATTATTAAATTAAAGAATGATGATTCTTTAAGAAAAAGCATCGCTGATCAGGCGAGAGAAACCGCAGAACAAAACTATACAGACATAGGAGTAGCCAGGGAATTCCTCAATGTTTTAGCTAAACACGACCTGATTTTAAATAAAGAATAA